The Thermanaerovibrio acidaminovorans DSM 6589 genome contains a region encoding:
- a CDS encoding HPr family phosphocarrier protein has product MPSIEVMVMNPHGLHARPAAVFVQKAASFPCSVKVYKGDRSADAKSILGIMSLGIEPGETIRIEAEGDGAEAALEALKAVATDTSI; this is encoded by the coding sequence ATGCCGAGCATCGAAGTGATGGTCATGAACCCCCATGGGCTTCACGCCCGCCCTGCCGCGGTCTTCGTCCAGAAGGCGGCCTCCTTCCCCTGTAGCGTCAAGGTCTACAAGGGGGACAGGAGCGCGGACGCCAAGAGCATCCTTGGGATCATGTCCCTGGGGATCGAGCCCGGGGAGACCATAAGGATCGAGGCGGAGGGTGATGGTGCCGAGGCGGCTTTGGAGGCCCTGAAGGCGGTGGCCACCGACACCAGCATCTGA
- a CDS encoding DUF1667 domain-containing protein — translation MRKMICVSCPVGCTMEVHVEGDQVVSVKGNTCPRGQTYAEAEVRNPVRVFTSTVRVEGGVLSVCPVRSARPLPLSRVFDVARELARVKVVAPVSIGQVIIADVCGTGVDIVASRSLKRKES, via the coding sequence ATGCGGAAGATGATATGCGTGTCATGTCCCGTGGGCTGCACCATGGAGGTCCACGTGGAGGGAGACCAGGTGGTGTCGGTGAAGGGGAACACCTGCCCCAGGGGGCAGACCTACGCGGAGGCGGAGGTCAGGAATCCGGTTCGGGTCTTCACCTCCACCGTGCGGGTGGAGGGTGGGGTGCTCAGCGTGTGTCCCGTGAGGAGTGCCAGGCCCCTGCCGCTGAGCAGGGTCTTCGATGTGGCCCGGGAGCTTGCCCGGGTGAAGGTGGTTGCGCCGGTATCGATAGGACAGGTTATAATTGCTGATGTATGCGGAACCGGAGTTGACATCGTAGCCAGCCGCTCACTAAAGCGAAAGGAGTCCTGA